The Scleropages formosus chromosome 20, fSclFor1.1, whole genome shotgun sequence genomic interval TAATAGAAATAATCATTTCGCAGTTCAATGCACTCagcatatgtttttcttttcaacagttACAGTTAAAGTGAAACTGTAAAGTAAAAGgtaaaacagcaaagaaaataaacaatgaagtCAGGTGCCGATTAATCACGCTAAGATAAGCCATCTGGCaaatgaggagaggaaaacaaacaaaaactcccagacTATGAAATTCAGGAGAAAAATAAGCCTCCATGGGACCAAGTCCCAGTGACTTCCCACCCCTCCTGCACATTTTTGGGTATTAACACACGACTGTGCCACTACAGCTAAGGGTACTTTTTTCCACCGGCCAGTGCTGCATCAACATCGGTGCAGCCAGGGATCTGTAATCAAGCGGTGTCAGATAACTCAGTCCAGTAGGCTTCAGTGTCATTCAGTGTCAGTCACAGCCAGAGGCTTCCCGGTTGGCTTTTGTTGAGTCCGGAAGACATTCTGATGCCCCAGATAGACAAAGCAAAGGAAGAACGATCAGTATaaacaatgaagaaaacagaatgAGCAGAACAAATGGTTGTATTGGCAAGGAAatcttaattaattttaaaacgaATCTTAGAGGCTAATCACACATTTACAGATGAGCAATGAAATACTGTGGGAAAAGTAGGAGAAGGTGTTTTAAGCAGGGATTTGGTAACGATTGAAGATTTGAAttttccaaaggcagcagaagcTCAAAAAAACTAGTAGCACATGTGATGTTGTGTAGCAGCTTTCATCATGCTTTGGAAGCAATAAGAGACCAAGTGAtccttttttgtgttcttgGACAGTGCAGGTAGTTGTATAGGGGAAAAATGATGGACCTGGGATAGTGAATGTCATTGACAGTGAATGTCAAAATTAGCATTCCATTGTCATAGAGAGGTTCTTTGAGAGTGAGATCTTGAGCAGGAGGTCTGGCGAAGGATTTCCAGATGGCAGGTAGAGGATGTCAGATTTGGAGAGACTGCGTTTCAAAGGAATGGAGCCATCCAGGAAGAGATGCCTGAAATCGTGGAAGTGTGagaattaaaataagaaaaggagttgtaaatgtgggtgtgtggaGAATGTGAACGTGTCTGGAGGATATGAGATGTCCCAGTACTGATCGCTGAAGTACAACTATAGTTTGGACACAAGGAGAATAGAGCCTCTTATTTCGTAAGAGCTGTAGGACTGgggaaaatatatgaaaattaaaatattgctgAGATGACTtgtatttttggtattttatttagaatttttttaccGGCATTAGACGTGTAAGCATTAGTTAGTCATTACAAAAGCTACCCAAGTTTCTCAGTTCCTCAAAATAGTTTGTTTCAcaattatgcagtttttttctcagGTGGAATGAAATGGTTGAAGTCTTTCTGCATGTTGAAGAAGTCTCAAAGTCCTCTGAAAGTCTTCTTCATCTGAGTTTTGAACTGATCAGGTGCTTATTCCCACTGCAGGAGGGAGATAGGAGGATGAAGATGCAGAACATGGTGAAGTTCCCTCTTGTGGGCATGGACATGGCACCCCACATGGTGAAGAGGAGTCAGAGCAGCTGGAGCCTGCCCTCACACTGGTCGCCCTGGCGACGACCCTATGGGATGGGTCGAGATCCAGAAGACTACCTTTACGACCTGTATGCAGTGTGCAACCACCATGGCACCATGCAAGGGGGACACTACACAGGTACCATGTGAACGTGTTGCCGAAAAAAGCTTTGGGAACAACGTCATCGTTCTCTATTTGAGATGGAGGATTTGCTCGCTGGAATGGTACCGCTCTTCCTAGAATTAAACAGATAACCCCTGAAGGTGTGCGTAACTGGTGTGATTTTATAAAACGTCTACTGTTACCAGTGCATTTTTATACTCTTTGTCTGATATACCACAGATTGAATACACAGGATATGTTTAAGGGAGTAAAATGCACATgtaatacacgcacacacacgcacacactgtctgaactgcttgtcccatttgggggtcgcggggagccggagcccaacccggcaacacagggcgcaaggctggatggggaggggacacacccaggacaggacgccagtctgtcacaaggcaccccaagcaggactcgaaccccagacccaccggagagcaggacccagtccaacccactgcgccagcgcCCCCCTCTACATGTAATACACTGAAAATTCAGTTATATATGAGATCATACACATTTTGTGTTGCTGTAgacctacatttacatgtattcatttagcagatgcttttctccaaagcgacgtacatctccgagaaaatacaatttgtgctttacagtaagagaaagagacatagctgcagacatgtgattcttaagtaaacctagtttgttactttccaatTGATGCACCGATCCTCATCGCTTGAGCGGGTGCacaaaacgcaggatagatgagtcctgataaccttccttcaaaatttaaaaaaaaaaatatttatgaggtacacaaacatttacatgcaatgcAGGAGTaacggctgtgtaaaggcttatctggagatgatcataaagttacggtgcattaacatttacaccatccatgagctggagagatcttgggcgaagtgagtccggaaaaggtgagttttcagacccttcttgaatgtagacagagtttcagcagttctgagtgagagggggaggtcattccgccacaatggagccagaactgaaaacctccatgctttactttttgtgcgcgggaccatcaaacgagcagaagtagacaagtgaccaggtctggttggggtgtagcggttgacctctctccttcctgtctccTGCAGCGTACTGTAAGAACTCCATTGATGGACAGTGGTACTGCTTTGACGACAGCGACGTTCAGCTCATATCTGAGGACGAAGTTTGCAAGCAGACGGCCTACATCCTGTTCTATCAACGGAGGGCCACCATTCCTTCCTGGTCTGCAAACAGTTCAGTAGCAGGTGAGCATTGCCCCTGAGAAGTTCTCTGTGACGCTTTTCCCACCTACACAGCAGGACACTGTGCCCGCTGTCATGAACCGAGGTGCCGTATATGAGTACGTGTTGCTTCTCTGCTGGGTTACACTGAAATGTACCTCTCTGTTGTACTTGCACTACACTGGGAGTAGAAGTTTGTTCATAACGTCTTTGTGActgcaaagtcacttttaccactaattaCCTATAACTAAACAGAAGCCCCTTGATATTCTGGAGGTTAGATTCTGTACAAATCTCTTAtttatctgaaataaaaaaaaaattacaaagctttgaaaatatttagaaaCTTTATGctagattaaaattaaaatgataataaattgacggcaataaaaaaaaaaaaacagctgtttacATAAACTCCTGAACGCATGTGCAACATTCGTCATTGTGTTGTTGGTCACCAGCACCCACAAACACCTCTATAATaaatgggcagctggtagtgtagtggttacagctgcttcctttgaacccaaaggtcagtggtttaagcctcacctccagctgtaatacccttaagaaggtatttaccctagttgctccagtaaaaattacccagctatataaatgggtaaataaatcgAGGTagattaacgttgtaagttgctttggagaaaagtgtcagctaaatgaagtaatgtgatGTAAAACCCTGTAACCCTGCTGCAATGTTTTGGgcggcactgctgtctcacagcgcctgggtggtgcgagaggacgtgagttcgatccccgctcagtctgtgtggagtttgcatgttctccctgtgtctgcgtgggtttcctccgggtgctctggtttcctcccacagtccaaagacatgctgttcaggttcactcagtgtgttccactgatgtatggatgagtgacccattgtaagaagtgtatttagcagtgtaagtcacagctgtgaataaggtgtgtgggttgataacactacatagagttcattggaaatcacgTTGGACGAAAGCTTctgctaagttaataaatgtaatgtaaatgtataaacactgtggaatagTGTTGAAATAACGTGGTAACGCGTTCTATTTGGGTgaactttactgccatctagtggctgAGGGAGTAAACAGTTCTCATTGGATCCAATACAAACAGTAATTGAAAACACAGAccaagaaaaatcaataaaatatacTAGAAAATGTTTATATCAAAGCTGTTGTAAGAAGCCAGTGTATAAATAGAAACttctgaaatgaatttaaaaaaactgagtatAACATTTACAAACTGCATTTGAACAGGTATCAGTGTCCCCTAATTACAGAAATTAGTCTtttgtacatacacacacattttccagaaccgcttgtcccttacggggtcacggggaaccggagccaacccggtaacgcagggcgcaaggccagagggggaggggacatatgATACAAAAATTTCACGAGCAGATTATCACCAGTGTGTTGCATtattttccagcaaaaaaactgtttaaagagCGTACAGTACACTGACGTGTTGACGTATTTTTGTCCTATTCGAAGCTTGAGCTCGTATTCGGAAGCAGTTAACGTTCTGCAGGACCTTTAGGATTGTTGCTGTCGGAGCTGCTGTAAAGCATACCGTGAAATGACATTGTGTAGTAGAACAGATCTGTCCTGGTTATCTGTACCTCGCTGGGAAGTTTTATCTTGACAGGGCTGTAGATAGTGGCAGACTCTAAGTGAATTAATTGCCTGGTCAGTTTCCTGAAAAGCAGCCAACCAGCATCcagatgctttctttttttttttttttttttttttaacccttctTGCTCATCCTGGAGCTTGAAAAACATTGACCTCTGGTGTCCGCTGAAACAAAAGGTCCAAATCAGAAGTCAGTTGTCGACCGAGAGATCGACAGCACTGTCATTACACATCGCAGATTATGTCCCCTGactgtgtgtgctgctgtgctctGCCCACCCCCACCTACCCGGTCCAAGGTTCCACCAGCTCCTCCCTGTGTGAGCACTGGGTGAACCGGCTCCCAGGCAGCAAGCAGGCCAGCATGGCATCCGCCACCTCCTCTCGACGCACCTCGCTCATCTCGCTGTCGGAGTCGGTGGAGTTCACCGGGGAGCGCAGTGAAGACGATGGTTAGAGGCACACTTCAGCATCACAACTCCTACGTCCCTGTGACTTCTTTATCGCTCTGTGTTATAGTGCATGTCATGTTGTCGTCTACTGAAGGATAGCAGTGTGGTTCTATTGCTGTCATATtctctgaaattaaatgtactgGTTTTCCATTAGGGGGTCAAACTCCTTCCTGGCAGGGCAGTTGTGTGCGTCTTTTGCTCTGGCTCCCCCTGATATTTATTGAgtgccattattattaatatttttactgatattttggtacgctgttttaaaatatataaatttgtgGATTCTGACCTTTTCACTGTTTTGGATTATTTATAATTTGGTAGAAAAGTACATTAagaatgtataataataataacaataataacagttaAGTTTTTATAAGTATGGGTGGGTATGAAATCCACTGTATATATGGCCTGCCAGGTAGTTTTTCCACCCTGTTTTTCAACAGTAATAAAATATCTTGAGTTAAAATGGGAATGTTAACTGCTCTTAAGTCAAGGCTGAGGACCATGAAGTGTAAGCTGACCGCTCTCTTTTCCTGTTTATCTCTTTCTTATATTCTTTCTAACCTGTAGCTTTTGAATTTCTGGCTAACAAAGGATCTACTGCCATGCTGAGTTAAGAGAACACGCATGCATTCACGTTATCTCTAAAATCCGCCCAGCCTGCTATCAGTGCATTAGTTTAAACCTCTCTGTCTTTTCTGTTAAGGAGGATTCTCAACCCGGCCCTTCGTGCGGAGCGTCCAGCGGCAGAGTTTTTCTTCGCGGTCGTCCACTGCCAGCCCTCTGGCTGTCAGCGAGAATGGGAGCAAGCCCTCGTGGTCGCTCTCGGCCAAACTCCAGATGAGGTCCAACTCCCCGTCACGCTTCTCCTTAGACTCCCACTCATCGCCCACTCTGGAGCGGATAGGAGAAGCGTGCGACGACAAGGTCTCCACCTCATGTTTTGGCAGCTACAGCAGGCATGAGCGCCACTCTGGGGGCAAAGCGCCTCTCGCGGCGGTCGAGGGCGTCACCAGCGATGAGGGTGACGGCAGGAGGTCCGTGGATGAGGCCTACTGCAAAGCCCCACCGCAGTCCGGCAAGAAGAGCTCCAGGGCTGAGCCAGAGAACAACAATCAGGCCACCCCGGACACGGGGATGTCCTCCAAGGAACCAAAACACCGCTCTGGTTCGGGGGTGTCCTTGGCCAAGGCCGACGGCACCGGTGCCAAGAGGGGCTCTGCCAAAGCTTCGGTGGAGCCTGAGAAGAGTTCAAAAAAGCGCCAGCCGTCCTCTACTGCCTCCCAGGTGTCCTTGAGTCCTCAGGTCAAGGGTTCCACCAAGGCATCCACTTCCAAGGACAAGAGTGACTCTGGGAAGAGCGGCAAGGCGTGTCCTTCAGGAACTCCTACCAAGAAGGATCCCGCCCAGGACCAGGGGGCCGTGCTCTCGGCGGCGTCCCAGCACAGGCAGCGGCTGTCGTCGACGCCGCAGTCCTCCGcctccccttcccccaccaGGAGGAAGACCCTGTCGGGAGCAGACCGGAGCTCGGCGTCTGGCAGGAGCCGGCTagcggagcggagcgcgagCCGGGACTTGGCGAGGGCCAGCGCCTCCACGGAGAAGCCTGGTGTAGTGGCGTCGCGCGGCAGCAGTACAGCACGCTCTTCCCTCGCCCGCAGCTCGGAGGGAGGCAGAGTGGTGAggagctccagcagcagctcctcggTCACGAGCCTGCGCTCCTCCAGCGTCTCATCCAGGGACCTGCGAAGGAACAGTAAGTCTGAGGACAAGGGGCTGTCCTTCTTCAAATCGGCGCTCCGCCAGAAAGAAACGCGGAGATCGGCTGATTTTGGCAAGACCGCCATGCTGGCAAAGAAGTCCTCTGAGGGGACGGCCAGGCCGAGCGCCGACGCTAGAAGTGGCGCGCTGGGGGCGGGAGAGGGCTCAGGTAAGACGCTACGGCAGGTGTCCCCAGAGCCGCAAACAGCCAAGGAGTCCTCGAAGGCCTCTAGCCCTGTGAAACGCTCTCTGCTGCCTGCCAGCAAATCCAAGTCTTCCTCTCCTGAGCTGCCTCAGTCTCCCGGAAACGGTAAAAAGCCCACCGATAAGACCACGTCCTCTGGAAAACTTTCTTCCAGCATGCAGTCGCCCGCACGAGCTACACCGAAGCATCAGTGATATTTcgtttgcagcttttttttcctgtgatgaagcttttttttaatgtgcctgataactatatatatatataatatatatatatatatatatatatagttttctTTCTTAGGAGGaaaaaatttactgtaaattattaaagCCTTTATATCCTGCCATCAGACCAAATAACGGATCTGGTTCAAGTAGATTTGGTACAAGAGTCTACCACTGTAAAGCTAAATGTTTATCATagagtgtgtttttaaaaagcacttgatatttttcatttgtgtgggAGAATGGTAttggtgtgtgttttacagacacacacacacagggtatgtataatacacacacttgctgtTATTATAGTTTGTAGCAGGTAAGTTTCTCTGATTTGTATATCTAAGGCAGAATGCGAGACTCGAACGGTTGGAACGGTGTGATGACGCAACACCCTATCATATCACCTCTCGGAAAGGTTGTTTTCCTTAAACGTAGTGCTGTCTGAAGGgcaatatttcacagtttttttttttttttttttctttctttgttggatttgctgctgttttctgttacACTTGCAGAGTTTATTGATCCTGCCGAAACTAGGACAATTAAAGAAACGTGGCACTGTCTGCGAAGGGAAGTGTTTGCCAAACCCAGACAGCCTTATCCGGATTAGTACATCTATTGAGCGTAGTCTTCAGAAGGAGTCCTCCAGCCAGCGGTGGGACCGTGCGAGagactttgtttttattttttttccacgtgGAAAAATGGCTGTTGTTCATAAAGCAGCAGAACGCGGTACACTTCAAAAACAGCCcagatcttttgttttttccccagaaaatattggattttttttgtaagaattGCTACCAGTTGTGGATCTTACTCTGTGATTAAGCCTTTGTGTGGGTTAGTGTGTTGCAATATACTTTCCCATCTGAGTAATGTTTCCCAGATACCTGCACAATGCACTCCCCTCCTGTGGGTCAAACAGAATGACCCATCTGGGAAACCACCCATCCTGCAGCCAAGTGCCTCCAAACTACGCCCCTGCCCATGGAGATATCCTCTGGAAGCTGATCTTTATTCCATTGCTTTGATCAAGCAGTTGGCAACTGCAGGGCAGCGACAGGTCCTTTCAGAGACGTCCTACACTTGGCTTCATGCTCAGTGAGCAGATCTTTCCCCGTAACTTACTGTGGTGCTGCAAAGAATTAGGCACTAATTCTAagcttaattaaaataaattaatcactTAGGCAGTggcatatattacatatttaattaataacAAAGGTTAATTATCACTGTATATTCCGCATTTTAATTGACCAAAGCGAACAGAATATAGGAGAAGCCTCGTTTTTAATCAGTGCAGGTGTCTCGCAGGTATTGACGGCAATGTCAGATATGTAGGGTCTCATTAGGAACTCGCTCGACACCTCGGCGAGTCCAGAACTCCGAAGGAGAAGCGGCGGgaagtgggggcggggggcacaTTTCTTACAGTTTGGATGCTCACCGACGTCTTCACGTAATCAGAAGGTGTTGCGGAACAGGGATTAATATTTTTAACCGTTACCACtcacttttcctcctgtcctgCATTTCTCCACGTGCTGATTTAATGCAGTTAAATTATTCTGTtcttatacagtatgtacccTATGTTATGAATGTTGCACttgtaagaaatgtaatttatgtgcTTGTgactttaaatatatatttatacatgaaATCTCATTAGGTTGAAATCAAACGTTTGCACATAAATTTTGTATGTTACaggtttttttaatgatgtgtaTATGATTAATTATAGACTAATGTAAAAGCAATAATATActaatgtttttattctcaATTTTGCTTCACAATCTTCCCACCTGCTGTTATTCTCTCAGAGTCAGGTGGGTAACCCTTCCGTTTCTTCCCTCCTGCAAAGTGAAGGTGTAGATGTTTGTATACTTGATGCATGTGACGCTTTCTGCTGGCGGGGTTGGCAGCGCAGCGGCGAATGTTGGCTTCCCGAGCGCAGTTCGCTTCACGCTCCCCTCGCTTGGCTGCTAAGGAGGGACGTAAAGGGACGGCCCACCTTGCGTCGGTCACAGTGTGCACCGGGGTGACCCCCGCGGCGCTTCGGCTCGGAGTTTTAATACGTTTCCCAGCAGCTGCTAGGGTTCAGCCAGTGGGAAGAGGCGCAGTGTGCgtcctgagtttttttttttttttgaattttttttttttgaattttttattattttttctaaataaaataaaaataaaaaaaaaaacaaggtatttCAGTTGGGCTGTCCCCAGTGGCATAGGGGGATGGGGAAGGTGGGGTGACAGTGCCGCCCGCCACCATCTCCAGCCTGCCCCCAAAGTGTGACCACGACAGCTGTCACAACAGACCTCCCTCCCGACAGCGCCGTAACCACGAGGAACGGTCCACGTTGACGGCGGCGACAAAGACGGAAGAAGCGGCATTTCGCTGCTTGACAACACCCCTCCGCGCGTCTGCCAGaaattttccagtttaattCGACATAATTTTCTGTGCAACTATCACCCGATCTGTGATTTATGAAAGTGTAATAAGCAAATTAGCCCAAGCGTCTAAGTTGGGACCTATAAGCAGAGTTGGCAGAATGCGTCTCGTTTGCTTGACGACACACTTGTAAGCAAATGGACTCGGCAGTGACTTGATGGATGAGCCATACTGTGAAGTATTGCCCTTCTGCTTGCACCAGTGACCGCTCTCCTCTCCATGTGTGCCGTCTGCCAGTGCTGTACTTTCTCGCACAAAACCATTCTGCTATGTGGCGTATCGAAGGCCTCGGATAcgaggggaggggaaaaacacacaaaacgcTATTTGGGTTTGAGGAACACGAATAAAAACGAATAATTCGAGGGTCGCAAACATGCAGGCCGAAGGTAACTTTTGAGCGGAAACGGTCCTTTCCTCCTGCTCGTGGCCTTTGCGCTGCGATTCCTCGCTGCTGGCCGTAAGGGCCGATGCAACGGGGACCCGAACCCGGCGGCCGACCGCGTGGCTCCCGAGTGACACTAGAAGCCGCGATGCTGTCCGAAACGTGCGCTTTTCATTTTGTACGCCGCCTGCCTGCTCTCCCTGTCACTGTCGATTTGTCCAGTGGAATTAAAATACCATTACAACTATTGTGGTCCATTTTGGCTTTCGTGTCTTAAGAAGAGCAAGG includes:
- the usp31 gene encoding ubiquitin carboxyl-terminal hydrolase 31 isoform X3, with product MSKAATKEKKSFSKKLFRRGSVRSVGSFMSRVLRTLSTLSHFGTEEHPAEEEKDDGGFAAFKSGGTTVPSDDSDCGGGGFLFGDKVPGVAGLKNHGNTCFMNAILQCLSNTELFAEYLALEQYQGEEEDRADKANGVCAQRKGAQAKGEVTEKLSGLVRALWTFEYTPQHSREFKNVVSKSALQFRGNAQHDAQEFLLWLLDRVHEDLNNIVHPSSRASIKPPVEEDDEASEGPSLPVAGSFVQELFQAQYRSSLTCPHCQKQSNTFDPFLCISLPIPLPHTRPLYVTVVYQGKRSHCMKIGVAVPLNSTVSRLREAVSKETKIPPDQIVLTEMYYDGFHRSFCDDDDDLDFIQESDSIFAFETPEVFRPEHIRSQRGSLHANLNQNNLKYGTEHNRTSSYIQGAVKPALGTNKNAGMDKIILLVCNRACTGHQGRRFGHPFVLYLERTVTWDVLQKEILEKMRHLLRPGVYIQVGPFSLRVVGVVGITYLLPQEEQPLCHPSVERVYKSCGPGGPPHVKIVVEWDKETKDYLFGHTEDEYIPDAESVRLQREQHQQPQTCTLAQCFQLYTKEEQLAPDDAWRCPHCKQLQQGSIKLSLWTLPDILILHLKRFRQEGDRRMKMQNMVKFPLVGMDMAPHMVKRSQSSWSLPSHWSPWRRPYGMGRDPEDYLYDLYAVCNHHGTMQGGHYTAYCKNSIDGQWYCFDDSDVQLISEDEVCKQTAYILFYQRRATIPSWSANSSVAGSTSSSLCEHWVNRLPGSKQASMASATSSRRTSLISLSESVEFTGERSEDDGFSTRPFVRSVQRQSFSSRSSTASPLAVSENGSKPSWSLSAKLQMRSNSPSRFSLDSHSSPTLERIGEACDDKVSTSCFGSYSRHERHSGGKAPLAAVEGVTSDEGDGRRSVDEAYCKAPPQSGKKSSRAEPENNNQATPDTGMSSKEPKHRSGSGVSLAKADGTGAKRGSAKASVEPEKSSKKRQPSSTASQVSLSPQVKGSTKASTSKDKSDSGKSGKACPSGTPTKKDPAQDQGAVLSAASQHRQRLSSTPQSSASPSPTRRKTLSGADRSSASGRSRLAERSASRDLARASASTEKPGVVASRGSSTARSSLARSSEGGRVVRSSSSSSSVTSLRSSSVSSRDLRRNSKSEDKGLSFFKSALRQKETRRSADFGKTAMLAKKSSEGTARPSADARSGALGAGEGSGKTLRQVSPEPQTAKESSKASSPVKRSLLPASKSKSSSPELPQSPGNGKKPTDKTTSSGKLSSSMQSPARATPKHQ
- the usp31 gene encoding ubiquitin carboxyl-terminal hydrolase 31 isoform X2, translating into MSKAATKEKKSFSKKLFRRGSVRSVGSFMSRVLRTLSTLSHFGTEEHPAEEEKDDGGFAAFKSGGTTVPSDDSDCGGGGFLFGDKVPGVAGLKNHGNTCFMNAILQCLSNTELFAEYLALEQYQGEEEDRADKANGVCAQRKGAQAKGEVTEKLSGLVRALWTFEYTPQHSREFKNVVSKSALQFRGNAQHDAQEFLLWLLDRVHEDLNNIVHPSSRASIKPPVEEDDEASEGPSLPVAGSFVQELFQAQYRSSLTCPHCQKQSNTFDPFLCISLPIPLPHTRPLYVTVVYQGKRSHCMKIGVAVPLNSTVSRLREAVSKETKIPPDQIVLTEMYYDGFHRSFCDDDDDLDFIQESDSIFAFETPEVFRPEHIRSQRGSLHANLNQNNLKYGTEHNRTSSYIQGAVKPALGTNKNAGMDKIILLVCNRACTGHQGRRFGHPFVLYLERTVTWDVLQKEILEKMRHLLRPGVYIQVGPFSLRVVGVVGITYLLPQEEQPLCHPSVERVYKSCGPGGPPHVKIVVEWDKETKDYLFGHTEDEYIPDAESVRLQREQHQQPQTCTLAQCFQLYTKEEQLAPDDAWRCPHCKQLQQGSIKLSLWTLPDILILHLKRFRQEGDRRMKMQNMVKFPLVGMDMAPHMVKRSQSSWSLPSHWSPWRRPYGMGRDPEDYLYDLYAVCNHHGTMQGGHYTAYCKNSIDGQWYCFDDSDVQLISEDEVCKQTAYILFYQRRATIPSWSANSSVAGSTSSSLCEHWVNRLPGSKQASMASATSSRRTSLISLSESVEFTGERSEDDGGFSTRPFVRSVQRQSFSSRSSTASPLAVSENGSKPSWSLSAKLQMRSNSPSRFSLDSHSSPTLERIGEACDDKVSTSCFGSYSRHERHSGGKAPLAAVEGVTSDEGDGRRSVDEAYCKAPPQSGKKSSRAEPENNNQATPDTGMSSKEPKHRSGSGVSLAKADGTGAKRGSAKASVEPEKSSKKRQPSSTASQVSLSPQVKGSTKASTSKDKSDSGKSGKACPSGTPTKKDPAQDQGAVLSAASQHRQRLSSTPQSSASPSPTRRKTLSGADRSSASGRSRLAERSASRDLARASASTEKPGVVASRGSSTARSSLARSSEGGRVVRSSSSSSSVTSLRSSSVSSRDLRRNSKSEDKGLSFFKSALRQKETRRSADFGKTAMLAKKSSEGTARPSADARSGALGAGEGSGKTLRQVSPEPQTAKESSKASSPVKRSLLPASKSKSSSPELPQSPGNGKKPTDKTTSSGKLSSSMQSPARATPKHQ
- the usp31 gene encoding ubiquitin carboxyl-terminal hydrolase 31 isoform X1, which gives rise to MSKAATKEKKSFSKKLFRRGSVRSVGSFMSRVLRTLSTLSHFGTEEHPAEEEKDDGGFAAFKSGGTTVPSDDSDCGGGGFLFGDKVPGVAGLKNHGNTCFMNAILQCLSNTELFAEYLALEQYQGEEEDRADKANGVCAQRKGAQAKGEVTEKLSGLVRALWTFEYTPQHSREFKNVVSKSALQFRGNAQHDAQEFLLWLLDRVHEDLNNIVHPSSRASIKPPVEEDDEASEGPSLPVAGSFVQELFQAQYRSSLTCPHCQKQSNTFDPFLCISLPIPLPHTRPLYVTVVYQGKRSHCMKIGVAVPLNSTVSRLREAVSKETKIPPDQIVLTEMYYDGFHRSFCDDDDDLDFIQESDSIFAFETPEVFRPEHIRSQRGSLHANLNQNNLKYGTEHNRTSSYIQGAVKPALGTNKNAGMDKIILLVCNRACTGHQGRRFGHPFVLYLERTVTWDVLQKEILEKMRHLLRPGVYIQVGPFSLRVVGVVGITYLLPQEEQPLCHPSVERVYKSCGPGGPPHVKIVVEWDKETKDYLFGHTEDEYIPDAESVRLQREQHQQPQTCTLAQCFQLYTKEEQLAPDDAWRCPHCKQLQQGSIKLSLWTLPDILILHLKRFRQEGDRRMKMQNMVKFPLVGMDMAPHMVKRSQSSWSLPSHWSPWRRPYGMGRDPEDYLYDLYAVCNHHGTMQGGHYTAYCKNSIDGQWYCFDDSDVQLISEDEVCKQTAYILFYQRRATIPSWSANSSVAGSTSSSLCEHWVNRLPGSKQASMASATSSRRTSLISLSESVEFTGERSEDDAFEFLANKGSTAMLRGFSTRPFVRSVQRQSFSSRSSTASPLAVSENGSKPSWSLSAKLQMRSNSPSRFSLDSHSSPTLERIGEACDDKVSTSCFGSYSRHERHSGGKAPLAAVEGVTSDEGDGRRSVDEAYCKAPPQSGKKSSRAEPENNNQATPDTGMSSKEPKHRSGSGVSLAKADGTGAKRGSAKASVEPEKSSKKRQPSSTASQVSLSPQVKGSTKASTSKDKSDSGKSGKACPSGTPTKKDPAQDQGAVLSAASQHRQRLSSTPQSSASPSPTRRKTLSGADRSSASGRSRLAERSASRDLARASASTEKPGVVASRGSSTARSSLARSSEGGRVVRSSSSSSSVTSLRSSSVSSRDLRRNSKSEDKGLSFFKSALRQKETRRSADFGKTAMLAKKSSEGTARPSADARSGALGAGEGSGKTLRQVSPEPQTAKESSKASSPVKRSLLPASKSKSSSPELPQSPGNGKKPTDKTTSSGKLSSSMQSPARATPKHQ